The sequence below is a genomic window from Wyeomyia smithii strain HCP4-BCI-WySm-NY-G18 chromosome 1, ASM2978416v1, whole genome shotgun sequence.
GGACTGATTGTTTTAAACTCTGGTAATTCAATTCGATGTTTACTTCTTGGCAGCGGCCTTTTTCGGGGCAGCTTTTTTGGCCGGAGCAGCAGCCTTCtttggcttcggtgttttcggCTTCTTGACTGCGGTTTTTGATGGCTTTGTGGCTTTCTGTTTGGGAGCAGCGGCCTTTTTCACTCCAGCAGCCTTCTTTGCAGCTTTAGCAGGAGCTGCCTTAGCCTTTTTCTCACCAGTTTTTTTGGCGGTGGTGGCCTTTGGTTTTTTGGCTACCTTCTTCTCGCCAGCGGGTTTCTTGGCTTTGGTTtcctttttgggttttttggcCTTCTTCTCACCAGCTGGTTTCTTTGCATCGGCCTTAACCTTGAATGAACCGGAAGCACCAGTTCCCTTAGTTTGGACAAGCTTTCCCTTCTCGACGCCTGATTTCAGGGCCTTCTTTAGGAACGGAGCCAACTTGGCAACATCGCATTTGTAATTGGCGGCGATGTACTTCTTGATGGCCTGCAGCGAGGATCCGTTACGTTCCTTGAGGGTCTTGATAGCGGCCAAAACCATGTCGTTAACTGGAGGGTGAGTCGATGGCTTCTTGGGTTTCTTGGCGTCTCCCTTGGGTGCCTTTGCCTTCTTAGGTGCCTTAGCCGGTGAGGCAGCAGCCGGAGCAGCAGGAGCAACAGTATCAGCCATTATACTTTGATGTTTTCAAAATCTTACGTTGAAATGGAATACGATTTATGAAACATTTACCCTCAGTTCAATGGGTACACATTTCtatcgtctgtgctagggaAAGCGTAGACACGGGTGAAAAAACTGCATTGGCTACGTAGAACACAGTTTTCTGATATTACTATTTAAAACACCTTAGTTGTTGGAATGTATACtattataaaatatatttatcTGTTGTTAGTATTCTAGAATTCATAAACTTTTCATAACTAATTAAAAAGCTTGAATGTTTTGATTTGGTTACTATGAAAACTACCTTGTAAGTTATCGATCTTGAAACTGTGCCTAGAGTGTTGTTAAAAAATAggtaatattttatatttcgtGACGTTATTTGGCAGTTAAGTATTTGTTATTCGATAAACAAATATATTTGCTTTCTTCGTGAGTGAATGCTTCACTCCCATGAGGTAATGCTGATGC
It includes:
- the LOC129719132 gene encoding histone H1-like, with the translated sequence MADTVAPAAPAAASPAKAPKKAKAPKGDAKKPKKPSTHPPVNDMVLAAIKTLKERNGSSLQAIKKYIAANYKCDVAKLAPFLKKALKSGVEKGKLVQTKGTGASGSFKVKADAKKPAGEKKAKKPKKETKAKKPAGEKKVAKKPKATTAKKTGEKKAKAAPAKAAKKAAGVKKAAAPKQKATKPSKTAVKKPKTPKPKKAAAPAKKAAPKKAAAKK